The nucleotide window CCTGGAAAAGATTGGGCCGGGCCACCCGTTTTATGACGATTTTAATGATATACTCAAGGCCGCCGAGCGCTCCGCCGATCTCACCCGGCAATTGCTGGCCTTTGCCCGCAAGCAGACCGTCTCCCCTGTGGTGCTCGATCTCAACGTTACGGTTGAGGGAATGCTGAAAATGCTGCGGAGGCTGATCGGCGAGAATATTCACCTTGCCTGGCTTCCGGGGGCGGATCTGCCGCTGGTCTGGATGGACCCCGTCCAGATCGACCAGATGCTGGCGAATCTGTGTCTCAATGCCCGCGACGCCATTGCCGGGGTGGGCAGGCTCACTATAGAGACCGGAAAAACAACCTTTGATAACGAATATTGCGCCGAGCACGCGGGTTTTGTCCCCGGCGAGTTTGCCTTGCTTGCCGTATCCGACGACGGCTGCGGGATGGATAAGGGTACCCTCGAAAACATCTTCGAACCGTTTTTCACCACCAAGGGCCTGAGGCAGGGCACCGGCCTGGGGCTGGCCACGGTGTATGGCATCGTCAAGCAGAACGGCGGATTCGTCAACGTCTATAGCGAGCCGGGACAAGGGACGACCTTCAAAATATACCTTCCGAGGCACGCGGGGCAGTTTATTGAGCCCTTGGAAAAAATTTCAGGGGATATCCGGCAGGGAGGCGGCGAGACGGTGCTCCTGGTGGAAGATGAGTCGGTGAATCTGGAGCTGGGCAAAATAATGCTGGAGAGCTTCGGTTACAGCGTGCTCGCCGCCGGCTCTCCCGGCGAGGCTCTGCGGCTGGCAGAAGAACATGCCGGCGAGGTTGACCTGCTGATGACCGATGTGGTTATGCCCGAAATGAACGGGCGGGAGCTGGCCGGGCGGCTGCAAGCGCTTTACCCCGGACTTAAATGTCTCTTCATGTCCGGCTATACGGCCAACGTCATCGCCCATAACGGCGTGCTGGACGAGGGGGTTCACTTCCTTCAAAAGCCATTTTCGAGACAAGGCCTGGCCGAAAAAGTCCGAACGGCGCTGACGTAAAAATATTTCAGGCAAAACCGGCGTTAAGGGGGAGCCAAATCCCCGGTCGGGGGAGGAATTTTTTATAAATAATGATAACCGGTAAACCATTAAAGAATAAGAAGATTGCCATCCGCGGCGTTCTGGCGTTGTTGATAGCGCTGTCAGGCTTTCTCTGGCAAATATCCGACGCCTTTGCCGAAGAAAAACCGCAAATGATCACTGCCGGCGTTCTCAGAAACTTTCCTCCCTACCATTTTTTCGATCAGCAAACGGGGCAGCCGGCAGGCTTTGCCGTGGAAGTCCTGGACGAAGTCGCCAAAAATGCCGGGTTGGAGGTTCGCTATATCTTTTTCGACGAATGGCCTGCCGCGAACAAGGCGCTGCGGGAAGGTCGCATTGACGTCATTCCCGATATGGGGATGACCGAAGAAAGAAAAAGTTATGCTGACTTCACCCATCCCTATGAAACCTTTCATATAAATATCTTCATTCGCGAAACGGATACTGACATACGGGGGATCGACGATCTGCGGGGGCGGAATGTTGCCGTGGTGGCGCAAAATATGGGTTTAACCGTCATGCAGAAATACAAAAAGGCAAAACCCGTCATTTTCCCGTCGCTTGATCAAGCCTTGCTGTCGCTGCTTTCGGGAAATACGGACGCCTTGGTGTATCCCGAGCTGCCCGTCCTTCTGATTGCCCGCCAAAGTGGGCTTCAGGAGCGGATCAAAATCGTCGGACAGCCTCTGCAAGAGGTGAAGCGCGCCATGGCCGTGAAAAGGGGGAAACCCGAGCTGCTCCGCAAATTAGACGCGGCGTTGCAGACGTTTATTGCAACATCTGAATATAAGGCAATCTATGCCAGATGGCACGTCGCCCCGGCGCCGTACTGGAATGTTTGGCACGTCGCGAGTGCGATGGCGGGGTTGCTTTTTCTGGTCATCGTCATCTTTGCGACGATGCGCTATATAGCCTTGAGGCGATTGAATCGGAAATTGCAAAGCGCCTTGGAAGGGCAGGAAAATGCCGAGAAGGAGCTCCATGCAGAATCGGAGCGCCGAAGCATCCTGTTTGAGAATTCGCCTGACGGCATCCTGATCATAGACCCGCAGACAGCAGGATTCCTGGCTTTTAACACGGCGGCTCACCAACAACTGGGATATTCGCGCGAAGAGTTTGCACGGCTCACCATAGCCGATGTGGAGATCAACGAAACGTTAGAGGATGTGAAGGCGCACATCGCCAATGTGATCCAAAAGCGCAGCGATGTGTTTGAGACCCTGCAACGCAACCGGCAGGGAGAAATCAGAAATGTTCAGATAACGGCGCAGATCGTGGATGTTCATGGTCAGCCGATTTATCACTGCATCTGGCGCGATATCACCGACCGCAAGCGCGCCGAGGAGAAGAATCTGCGCCTGGCGGCGGCGATCGAACAGTCCGGGGAAACGGTATTGATGACCGACCTGGCGGGAATCATTCAATATGTCAATCCGGCCTTTGAGCGCATTACTGGTTATACGCGCCAGGAGGCTATGGGAAAGAATCCGCGCATCTTGAAAAGCGGCAGGCAAGACGGCGATTTTTACAAAGATCTCTGGGAGAACCTGAGCGCCGGCCGAACCTGGAAAGGGCGTTTCGTCAACAGGAAAAAGAGCGGCGACCTCTATGATGAAGACGCCACGATTTCTCCCGTAAGAAATTTGGCGGGGGAAATCACCCACTATGTGGCGGTAAAGCGCGATATTACCGAGCAGTTGAAGACGGAGAGACAGCTTTTGCAGGCCCAGAAGATGGAGGCTATCGGCACCATGTCCGGCGGCATTGCCCACGACTTCAACAACATTCTCGGCGCCATCTCCGGCTATACCGAACTTTCCCTCGCGAAAATTCCCCCCGAGAGCAGGATCAAGTATTATCTGGAGCAAATACAAACTTCCACTCAGCGCGCTGTAAACCTCGTGCGGCAGATCCTCGAATTCAGCAGGCTTACAGAGAAGGAGCGAAAACCTGTCAGTTTGCTGCCGCTGATCAAGGAAACCGTCAAGATGCTGCGGGAAATCATCCCCGCGACCATTGAAATACGTCTGAACGCCCGCATCGACGCCGATACGGTGCTGGGCGACGCGACTCAGATCTACCAGATACTGATGAACCTCTGCACCAATGCCTATCAGTCAATGAAAGAAAAAGGCGGGCTGCTGGAGATTGATTTGTTGGGAACAGAGGCGGGAGAAGATATTGAAGACATGATTCAGGGGTTGAAGCCGGGCCCTTATGTTGAGATTATCGTCAGGGACACCGGAGAAGGCATCGACCCGCTGATCCGGAAACGTATCTTTGACCCCTTCTTTACCACAAAAAAGATCGGTGAAGGCACCGGACTGGGGCTGTCCGTTGTGCATGGCATTGTCCGGAGTTATGGCGGAAAAATAACGGTGGAAAGTCAGGTAGGCGCAGGGAGCGCTTTCCACGTCTATCTTCCCTTGCTTTTCGAAAACCCGGAGGCAGCGCTGGGGGAGGTTGACCAGCCGGGCAGGGAAGGCACGGGCAGGATACTGCTTGTGGATGATGAAGAAATGCTGGTCAACGTGACGAAGGAGATGCTGGAGGAGCGTGGATATACGGTAACTGCAGGAACCGACAGCGTTTTGGCCTTGGAAGCCTTCCGCGCCCATCCCGAGGATTTTGATCTGGTCATAACCGATCAGACCATGCCGGTCATGACGGGCCTCGACCTGGCCCGCGCCCTCATCTCGATCAGGCCCGACATCCCGATCATCCTCTGTACGGGCTTCCTCGATTCCGCCTTTGAAGAAAAGGCAACTGAGGCAAAAATACGGGAAGTTGTTTTGAAGCCGGTCAAAATCAGGCGGCTTATCGCCAGCATCCACGGCCTGCTCGCTCCGTCAAGTTAAACCACAGGGAAAGATTATGGCGCGCATACTTATCATCGACGACGATGAGATACTCTCGGGCATGCTCGCAGAGATTGTAATGGACATGGGTCATGCGTCCGCCAGGGTCTTTACCTTGGCGGACGGTCTTAAGGAGGCAGCCGTGGGCGATTTTGCCGTTATCCTCCTCGATGTGAAGCTTCCCGATGGCAACGGCCTGACGAAGATACCTATGCTGCACGATCTTTGCAGTTCAGCGGAAATAATAATTATCACCGCTTTTGGCGACCGGTGCGGCGCTGAGTTGGCGCTCGACAGCGGCGCCTGGGATTACATCCATAAGACCGCTTCGATTTCCGAAATCAAGATGTCCTTGTCAAGGGCCATTCAGTATGCGGCAGCGAATCGCACCCGGATGCCTGGGCCGTCCGAGCTCGCTATAGACGGGATCATTGGCCAGAGCGATAAATTGCGTATCTGTTTCGGTCACCTTGCTCAGGCGGCGAAAAGCGGCGCCAATCTTCTGCTCTTCGGAGAAACTGGCACCGGCAAGGAGCTCTTTGCCCGGGCCTTGCACAGAAACAGCAGCCGTGCCCAGGGGCCCTTCATTACCGTAGATTGTGCAGCGTTGCCCCCGACTTTGGTGGAAAGCCAGCTCTTCGGTCACGAGAAGGGGGCGTTTACCGGCGCCGACCGGAAGATGGACGGCATGATCATGCAGGCCAACGGCGGCATCCTGTTTCTCGACGAGATAGGCGAGCTGCCCCTCCCCATCCAGAAATCTTTTCTGCGAGTGCTGCAGGAAAAGCATTTTCGCCCCGTCGGGGGGCGGGAGGAGCTGGAAAGCGATTTTCGCACCGTGGCGGCGACCAACCGGGATATGGAAGCGATGGCAGCAGCCGGTGCTTTCCGCAGCGATCTGCTCTACCGTCTCCGGTCGCTGGTGATCAAGCTGCCCCCCTTGCGGGAGCGTTTCGGAGATATTCCGGAGCTGACCATGTTTTATATGGCGAAATTATGCAACCGCTATAGAATCGATATTAAGGATATTTCCCTGGACTTTATGGAGTTTCTTGATGCCTATCCGTGGCCCGGCAACGTCAGGGAGCTGATCAATGTTCTGGAGTCCGCTGTCGCGGCGGCCTTCAATGAGCCAACGCTTTACCCCAAACACCTGCCCACGAATATCCGCCTGCATGTCATTTATGGCAGCGGCGGTAAGACAGGCAAGGAGGTTCCCCCGCAGCAGCTTCCGCCGCTGAA belongs to Syntrophales bacterium and includes:
- a CDS encoding transporter substrate-binding domain-containing protein, producing MITGKPLKNKKIAIRGVLALLIALSGFLWQISDAFAEEKPQMITAGVLRNFPPYHFFDQQTGQPAGFAVEVLDEVAKNAGLEVRYIFFDEWPAANKALREGRIDVIPDMGMTEERKSYADFTHPYETFHINIFIRETDTDIRGIDDLRGRNVAVVAQNMGLTVMQKYKKAKPVIFPSLDQALLSLLSGNTDALVYPELPVLLIARQSGLQERIKIVGQPLQEVKRAMAVKRGKPELLRKLDAALQTFIATSEYKAIYARWHVAPAPYWNVWHVASAMAGLLFLVIVIFATMRYIALRRLNRKLQSALEGQENAEKELHAESERRSILFENSPDGILIIDPQTAGFLAFNTAAHQQLGYSREEFARLTIADVEINETLEDVKAHIANVIQKRSDVFETLQRNRQGEIRNVQITAQIVDVHGQPIYHCIWRDITDRKRAEEKNLRLAAAIEQSGETVLMTDLAGIIQYVNPAFERITGYTRQEAMGKNPRILKSGRQDGDFYKDLWENLSAGRTWKGRFVNRKKSGDLYDEDATISPVRNLAGEITHYVAVKRDITEQLKTERQLLQAQKMEAIGTMSGGIAHDFNNILGAISGYTELSLAKIPPESRIKYYLEQIQTSTQRAVNLVRQILEFSRLTEKERKPVSLLPLIKETVKMLREIIPATIEIRLNARIDADTVLGDATQIYQILMNLCTNAYQSMKEKGGLLEIDLLGTEAGEDIEDMIQGLKPGPYVEIIVRDTGEGIDPLIRKRIFDPFFTTKKIGEGTGLGLSVVHGIVRSYGGKITVESQVGAGSAFHVYLPLLFENPEAALGEVDQPGREGTGRILLVDDEEMLVNVTKEMLEERGYTVTAGTDSVLALEAFRAHPEDFDLVITDQTMPVMTGLDLARALISIRPDIPIILCTGFLDSAFEEKATEAKIREVVLKPVKIRRLIASIHGLLAPSS
- a CDS encoding sigma-54 dependent transcriptional regulator: MARILIIDDDEILSGMLAEIVMDMGHASARVFTLADGLKEAAVGDFAVILLDVKLPDGNGLTKIPMLHDLCSSAEIIIITAFGDRCGAELALDSGAWDYIHKTASISEIKMSLSRAIQYAAANRTRMPGPSELAIDGIIGQSDKLRICFGHLAQAAKSGANLLLFGETGTGKELFARALHRNSSRAQGPFITVDCAALPPTLVESQLFGHEKGAFTGADRKMDGMIMQANGGILFLDEIGELPLPIQKSFLRVLQEKHFRPVGGREELESDFRTVAATNRDMEAMAAAGAFRSDLLYRLRSLVIKLPPLRERFGDIPELTMFYMAKLCNRYRIDIKDISLDFMEFLDAYPWPGNVRELINVLESAVAAAFNEPTLYPKHLPTNIRLHVIYGSGGKTGKEVPPQQLPPLKNVRETAVLETELRYLRELMTLAKGDILEGCRISGLSRAQLYAQIRKHKRGQATF